The proteins below come from a single Malus sylvestris chromosome 3, drMalSylv7.2, whole genome shotgun sequence genomic window:
- the LOC126617398 gene encoding G-type lectin S-receptor-like serine/threonine-protein kinase SD1-1 isoform X3 — MDTIFSVMFIAFQVSLSFFKPSLAAEAITRSQTLRDGRFQLGFFKSGIYRSLLASASRDICDNYSRCGPNGMCDINNSQVCSCLKGFQPKDPQNWNYGDNSAGCVRVKPLMCQTRDVFLKYGGVKLPDATNSRVEQSRSVEECKASCLNNCSCIAYASAGVKGGGSDCTVWFGDLISLRQLPDSGQDLYVRMLASELKNSSKTKIIAIAVSAVSIVLGIFLAVYYSYRRRQKFREKLGRDGMMGQNTAGQKEDLELPLFSLSTLITATDNFSFNTKLGEGGFGSVYKGRLEDGQEMAVKRLSQSSGQGQAEFKNEVILIAKLQHRNLVKLIGCCIEGEEKLLIYEYMPNKSLDFYIFDQTQGRKLDWSRRFHIIRGIARGLLYLHQDSRLRIIHRDLKASNVLLDKDMNPKISDFGMARLFGGDQTEAVTKRVVGTYGYMAPEYAIDGHFSIKSDVFSFGILLLETLSGKRSRGFYDPNHNHNLIGHAWRLWKEGRSLELIDEYLTDSCSLSEVLRCIHVSLLCVQQLPEDRPTMSSVVLMLGGESALPQPKKPGFFIGKYSSSEAESSSKNETFSLSGVMKETFSTTESSISVLEPR, encoded by the exons ATGGACACCATTTTTTCAGTCATGTTCATTGCCTTTCAGGTGTCCCTCTCTTTCTTCAAACCCTCACTTGCAGCTGAAGCTATTACTCGATCCCAAACCCTGAGAGATGGCAGATTTCAATTGGGTTTTTTCAAGTCTGGTATTTACAGGAGTCTATTGGCTTCAGCTTCAAGAGATATCTGTGACAATTACAGCCGTTGCGGCCCCAACGGAATGTGTGACATTAACAATTCACAAGTTTGCAGCTGCTTAAAAGGGTTCCAACCAAAAGACCCTCAGAATTGGAACTATGGAGATAATTCGGCAGGTTGCGTGCGTGTTAAGCCGCTGATGTGCCAAACCAGAGATGTGTTTCTTAAATATGGGGGTGTGAAGTTGCCGGATGCCACAAATTCTCGGGTGGAACAAAGTAGGAGTGTTGAGGAATGCAAGGCAAGTTGCTTGAATAACTGTTCTTGTATTGCTTATGCAAGCGCTGGTGTCAAAGGAGGAGGCAGTGACTGCACTGTTTGGTTTGGTGATCTGATCAGCCTTAGGCAGCTTCCTGACAGCGGGCAGGATCTGTATGTCCGAATGCTTGCTTCCGAATTAA AAAATTCGTCTAAGACGAAGATAATAGCGATAGCTGTATCCGCTGTTTCCATTGTTTTGGGGATTTTCTTAGCCGTCTACTACTCTTACAGAAGGAGGCAAAAGTTCAGAG AGAAACTGGGGAGAGATGGAATGATGGGTCAGAACACTGCAGGACAGAAAGAAGACCTGGAGCTACCATTGTTTAGCTTGTCCACATTAATCACAGCGACTGATAACTTCTCGTTCAACACAAAGCTTGGAGAAGGTGGTTTTGGATCTGTGTACAAG GGTCGACTAGAAGATGGCCAAGAAATGGCGGTGAAGAGACTCTCACAAAGTTCTGGTCAAGGGCAGGCCGAGTTCAAAAATGAAGTTATACTGATAGCCAAACTTCAGCACCGGAATCTTGTAAAGCTTATTGGTTGTTGCATTGAGGGAGAAGAGAAATTGCTGATTTATGAATACATGCCAAACAAAAGCTTGGACTTCTACATTTTTG ATCAAACTCAAGGTAGAAAGTTGGATTGGTCTCGACGCTTCCACATTATCCGTGGGATCGCTAGGGGACTTCTCTATCTGCATCAAGATTCCAGACTGAGGATTATTCATAGAGATCTTAAAGCCAGTAATGTGCTGCTTGACAAAGATATGAACCCGAAAATCTCAGACTTTGGCATGGCTAGACTTTTTGGAGGAGATCAAACTGAAGCAGTTACAAAACGAGTTGTTGGAACCTA TGGCTATATGGCACCAGAATATGCGATTGATGGTCATTTCTCTATAAAATCCGATGTTTTCAGCTTCGGTATTTTACTGCTGGAGACACTAAGTGGAAAGAGAAGTAGAGGGTTTTATGATCCAAATCACAATCACAACCTAATTGGACAT GCGTGGCGATTGTGGAAAGAAGGGCGGTCTTTAGAGCTGATTGATGAATACTTAACAGACTCGTGCAGTCTATCAGAAGTCTTGCGTTGCATACATGTTAGTCTTCTATGTGTGCAACAGCTTCCCGAAGACAGGCCGACCATGTCATCTGTGGTTCTGATGTTAGGTGGTGAGAGTGCATTGCCTCAACCCAAAAAGCCAGGTTTCTTTATAGGAAAATATTCATCATCTGAAGCAGAATCTTCGAGTAAAAACGAAACATTTTCCCTTTCCGGTGTGATGAAAGAAACATTTTCAACGACTGAATCTTCCATATCCGTGTTGGAGCCTCGATAA
- the LOC126617398 gene encoding G-type lectin S-receptor-like serine/threonine-protein kinase SD1-1 isoform X1 — MDTIFSVMFIAIHVSLSFFKPSPTAEAITQSQTLRDGRFQLGFFKSGVYGSLLASASRDSCDNTIRCGPNGMCDISNSEVCSCLKGFQPKDPQNWKYADNSAGCVRVKPLTCQTRDVFFKYEGVKLPDATNSRVEQSRSVEECKASCLNNCSCIAYASSSVKGGGIDCTVWFGDLIRLRQLPDSGQDLYVRVLASDSKNSSKTKIIAIAVSAVSIVLGIFLAVYYSYRRRQKFREKLGRDGMMGQNTAGQKEDLELPLFSLSTLITATDNFSFNTKLGEGGFGSVYKGRLEDGQEMAVKRLSQSSGQGQAEFKNEVILIAKLQHRNLVKLIGCCIEGEEKLLIYEYMPNKSLDFYIFDQTQGRKLDWSRRFHIIRGIARGLLYLHQDSRLRIIHRDLKASNVLLDKDMNPKISDFGMARLFGGDQTEAVTKRVVGTYGYMAPEYAIDGHFSIKSDVFSFGILLLETLSGKRSRGFYDPNHNHNLIGHAWRLWKEGRSLELIDEYLTDSCSLSEVLRCIHVSLLCVQQLPEDRPTMSSVVLMLGGESALPQPKKPGFFIGKYSSSEAESSSKNETFSLSGVMKETFSTTESSISVLEPR, encoded by the exons ATGGACACCATTTTTTCAGTCATGTTCATTGCAATTCATGTGTCCCTCTCTTTCTTCAAACCCTCACCTACAGCTGAAGCTATTACTCAATCCCAAACCCTGAGAGATGGCAGATTTCAATTGGGTTTTTTCAAGTCTGGTGTTTACGGGAGTCTACTGGCTTCAGCTTCAAGAGACAGTTGTGACAATACCATCCGTTGCGGCCCCAACGGAATGTGTGACATTAGCAATTCAGAGGTTTGCAGCTGCTTAAAAGGATTCCAACCAAAAGACCCTCAGAATTGGAAATATGCAGATAATTCGGCAGGTTGCGTGCGTGTTAAGCCGCTGACGTGCCAAACCAGAGATGTGTTTTTTAAATATGAGGGTGTGAAGTTGCCGGATGCCACAAATTCTCGGGTGGAACAAAGTAGGAGTGTTGAGGAATGCAAGGCAAGTTGCTTGAATAACTGTTCTTGTATTGCTTATGCAAGCTCTAGTGTcaaaggaggaggcattgactGCACTGTTTGGTTTGGTGATCTGATCAGACTTAGGCAGCTTCCTGACAGCGGGCAGGATCTATATGTCCGAGTGCTTGCTTCTGATTCAA AAAATTCGTCTAAGACGAAGATAATAGCGATAGCTGTATCCGCTGTTTCCATTGTTTTGGGGATTTTCTTAGCCGTCTACTACTCTTACAGAAGGAGGCAAAAGTTCAGAG AGAAACTGGGGAGAGATGGAATGATGGGTCAGAACACTGCAGGACAGAAAGAAGACCTGGAGCTACCATTGTTTAGCTTGTCCACATTAATCACAGCGACTGATAACTTCTCGTTCAACACAAAGCTTGGAGAAGGTGGTTTTGGATCTGTGTACAAG GGTCGACTAGAAGATGGCCAAGAAATGGCGGTGAAGAGACTCTCACAAAGTTCTGGTCAAGGGCAGGCCGAGTTCAAAAATGAAGTTATACTGATAGCCAAACTTCAGCACCGGAATCTTGTAAAGCTTATTGGTTGTTGCATTGAGGGAGAAGAGAAATTGCTGATTTATGAATACATGCCAAACAAAAGCTTGGACTTCTACATTTTTG ATCAAACTCAAGGTAGAAAGTTGGATTGGTCTCGACGCTTCCACATTATCCGTGGGATCGCTAGGGGACTTCTCTATCTGCATCAAGATTCCAGACTGAGGATTATTCATAGAGATCTTAAAGCCAGTAATGTGCTGCTTGACAAAGATATGAACCCGAAAATCTCAGACTTTGGCATGGCTAGACTTTTTGGAGGAGATCAAACTGAAGCAGTTACAAAACGAGTTGTTGGAACCTA TGGCTATATGGCACCAGAATATGCGATTGATGGTCATTTCTCTATAAAATCCGATGTTTTCAGCTTCGGTATTTTACTGCTGGAGACACTAAGTGGAAAGAGAAGTAGAGGGTTTTATGATCCAAATCACAATCACAACCTAATTGGACAT GCGTGGCGATTGTGGAAAGAAGGGCGGTCTTTAGAGCTGATTGATGAATACTTAACAGACTCGTGCAGTCTATCAGAAGTCTTGCGTTGCATACATGTTAGTCTTCTATGTGTGCAACAGCTTCCCGAAGACAGGCCGACCATGTCATCTGTGGTTCTGATGTTAGGTGGTGAGAGTGCATTGCCTCAACCCAAAAAGCCAGGTTTCTTTATAGGAAAATATTCATCATCTGAAGCAGAATCTTCGAGTAAAAACGAAACATTTTCCCTTTCCGGTGTGATGAAAGAAACATTTTCAACGACTGAATCTTCCATATCCGTGTTGGAGCCTCGATAA
- the LOC126617398 gene encoding G-type lectin S-receptor-like serine/threonine-protein kinase SD1-1 isoform X5, with protein MPQILGWNKVGVLRNARLRQLPDSGQDLYVRVLASDSKNSSKTKIIAIAVSAVSIVLGIFLAVYYSYRRRQKFREKLGRDGMMGQNTAGQKEDLELPLFSLSTLITATDNFSFNTKLGEGGFGSVYKGRLEDGQEMAVKRLSQSSGQGQAEFKNEVILIAKLQHRNLVKLIGCCIEGEEKLLIYEYMPNKSLDFYIFDQTQGRKLDWSRRFHIIRGIARGLLYLHQDSRLRIIHRDLKASNVLLDKDMNPKISDFGMARLFGGDQTEAVTKRVVGTYGYMAPEYAIDGHFSIKSDVFSFGILLLETLSGKRSRGFYDPNHNHNLIGHAWRLWKEGRSLELIDEYLTDSCSLSEVLRCIHVSLLCVQQLPEDRPTMSSVVLMLGGESALPQPKKPGFFIGKYSSSEAESSSKNETFSLSGVMKETFSTTESSISVLEPR; from the exons ATGCCACAAATTCTCGGGTGGAACAAAGTAGGAGTGTTGAGGAATGCAAG ACTTAGGCAGCTTCCTGACAGCGGGCAGGATCTATATGTCCGAGTGCTTGCTTCTGATTCAA AAAATTCGTCTAAGACGAAGATAATAGCGATAGCTGTATCCGCTGTTTCCATTGTTTTGGGGATTTTCTTAGCCGTCTACTACTCTTACAGAAGGAGGCAAAAGTTCAGAG AGAAACTGGGGAGAGATGGAATGATGGGTCAGAACACTGCAGGACAGAAAGAAGACCTGGAGCTACCATTGTTTAGCTTGTCCACATTAATCACAGCGACTGATAACTTCTCGTTCAACACAAAGCTTGGAGAAGGTGGTTTTGGATCTGTGTACAAG GGTCGACTAGAAGATGGCCAAGAAATGGCGGTGAAGAGACTCTCACAAAGTTCTGGTCAAGGGCAGGCCGAGTTCAAAAATGAAGTTATACTGATAGCCAAACTTCAGCACCGGAATCTTGTAAAGCTTATTGGTTGTTGCATTGAGGGAGAAGAGAAATTGCTGATTTATGAATACATGCCAAACAAAAGCTTGGACTTCTACATTTTTG ATCAAACTCAAGGTAGAAAGTTGGATTGGTCTCGACGCTTCCACATTATCCGTGGGATCGCTAGGGGACTTCTCTATCTGCATCAAGATTCCAGACTGAGGATTATTCATAGAGATCTTAAAGCCAGTAATGTGCTGCTTGACAAAGATATGAACCCGAAAATCTCAGACTTTGGCATGGCTAGACTTTTTGGAGGAGATCAAACTGAAGCAGTTACAAAACGAGTTGTTGGAACCTA TGGCTATATGGCACCAGAATATGCGATTGATGGTCATTTCTCTATAAAATCCGATGTTTTCAGCTTCGGTATTTTACTGCTGGAGACACTAAGTGGAAAGAGAAGTAGAGGGTTTTATGATCCAAATCACAATCACAACCTAATTGGACAT GCGTGGCGATTGTGGAAAGAAGGGCGGTCTTTAGAGCTGATTGATGAATACTTAACAGACTCGTGCAGTCTATCAGAAGTCTTGCGTTGCATACATGTTAGTCTTCTATGTGTGCAACAGCTTCCCGAAGACAGGCCGACCATGTCATCTGTGGTTCTGATGTTAGGTGGTGAGAGTGCATTGCCTCAACCCAAAAAGCCAGGTTTCTTTATAGGAAAATATTCATCATCTGAAGCAGAATCTTCGAGTAAAAACGAAACATTTTCCCTTTCCGGTGTGATGAAAGAAACATTTTCAACGACTGAATCTTCCATATCCGTGTTGGAGCCTCGATAA
- the LOC126617397 gene encoding uncharacterized protein LOC126617397 yields the protein MENGHDWKVAEKFSGLTVSAADPIPSSTPTATPNNQDSSLIQVMNAMEAAEATIKQQVEENIRLRNQLEHKILELHRYKLQESMAAQLPPSARGSQDQAHQVVDPGVDNRIERIANHGSAQHSRGESETRETQLGGGEINGGMKVVRVSGTPRAADNASSGISRLSSPSTTTSLSPGRSSTEGDYGNGLMPLTESNNPNSSMWKKDLVARVHEHEQEIMQLRKHLGDYSIKEAEIRNEKYVLEKRIAYMRLAFDQQQQDLVDAASKSLSYRQDIIEENIRLAYAVQDAQQERSTFVSSLLPILAEYSLQPPVPDAQSIVGNVKVLFRHLQEKLLLTESKLKELQYQLTPWRSDSNQQPNNVNDSAPQLSPPPPPQSVAGAALLNVSRNALEMVAQNQQAYSYIGGSRALATSDVQTTPEWNPHQQSGFGGVVANNVEHNDLAVGHRYSPVPNRTIAAQDVPINHAVVPGDTQGNRHNEVTSNRQVTFRDPIRNTHREMDDQDAEGNHNERDSSNWSAGTSPYASPHNESSSAYPHFLPPVMEEGSSTYSEAPDDDPLPAIEGLQISGEAFPGHELQACGYSINGTTSCNFEWVRHLQDGSVNYIDGAKQPNYLVTADDVDSYLAIEVQPLDNRKRKGDLVKVYANDHKKITCDPEVQSQIEKILHKGHASFKISQFAGYIDIWEPATLAIKRGAYSIKGSGGPSGSGVVVAEKFSPNTFVTIPYGSTNEFVIHSGSDNGGEYALKTDNESCSRDTVVLTLRLFIHRADERKTTKKGKIGTYFFNKYL from the coding sequence atggaGAACGGTCACGATTGGAAAGTCGCGGAGAAATTCTCAGGGTTGACGGTTTCCGCCGCCGACCCAATTCCTTCTTCTACCCCCACCGCCACCCCAAACAATCAAGACAGCAGCTTGATTCAGGTTATGAACGCCATGGAAGCTGCGGAGGCCACAATCAAGCAGCAGGTGGAAGAGAACATCCGATTGAGGAATCAGCTCGAACACAAGATTCTCGAGTTGCACAGGTACAAGCTCCAAGAATCCATGGCTGCCCAGTTGCCGCCTTCTGCCCGCGGATCTCAGGACCAAGCTCATCAGGTAGTTGACCCCGGCGTCGATAATCGAATCGAGAGGATTGCGAATCACGGTTCTGCACAGCATAGTCGCGGGGAATCGGAAACAAGAGAGACCCAATTAGGCGGCGGCGAAATCAATGGAGGGATGAAGGTGGTTCGGGTTTCGGGTACTCCGCGGGCGGCTGATAACGCGAGCAGCGGGATATCGAGATTGTCGTCGCCGTCCACCACGACGTCGTTGTCGCCAGGTAGGTCGAGCACGGAGGGGGATTACGGAAATGGGTTGATGCCATTGACCGAATCGAACAACCCTAATAGCAGCATGTGGAAGAAGGATCTGGTTGCTAGGGTTCATGAGCACGAGCAAGAAATTATGCAATTGCGAAAGCATTTGGGGGATTATTCGATCAAAGAGGCGGAAATTCGGAACGAAAAGTATGTGCTGGAGAAGCGCATTGCTTACATGCGCTTGGCGTTTGATCAGCAGCAGCAGGACCTTGTGGATGCTGCATCAAAGTCTCTATCTTACAGGCAAGACATAATTGAGGAGAACATTCGGCTCGCTTACGCCGTGCAGGATGCGCAGCAGGAGAGATCGACGTTTGTTTCGTCTTTGCTGCCGATTCTGGCTGAGTACTCGTTGCAGCCACCCGTCCCCGATGCGCAATCAATTGTTGGTAATGTGAAGGTTTTGTTTAGGCATTTGCAGGAGAAGTTGCTTCTTACTGAGTCCAAATTGAAGGAGTTGCAGTATCAGTTAACGCCTTGGCGATCAGATTCGAATCAGCAGCCTAATAATGTTAATGATTCTGCGCCGCAGTTatcaccaccgccaccacctcAGTCCGTTGCTGGAGCAGCATTGCTGAATGTAAGCAGAAATGCTCTTGAAATGGTTGCTCAGAATCAGCAAGCATATTCTTACATTGGTGGAAGCAGGGCGCTTGCTACCTCTGATGTTCAGACAACCCCGGAATGGAATCCTCATCAGCAGAGTGGTTTTGGTGGGGTTGTCGCCAACAATGTGGAACACAATGACCTGGCCGTGGGGCATAGGTATTCCCCTGTTCCAAACCGGACTATTGCTGCCCAAGATGTTCCCATTAATCATGCTGTTGTTCCAGGTGATACGCAAGGAAATCGGCATAATGAAGTAACAAGCAATAGACAGGTGACATTTCGTGATCCTATCAGGAACACACACAGGGAGATGGATGATCAAGATGCAGAGGGAAACCACAATGAGAGAGATTCATCCAATTGGAGTGCAGGAACATCTCCTTATGCATCGCCACACAACGAATCCAGCTCCGCGTATCCCCATTTCCTACCGCCAGTTATGGAAGAGGGTTCTTCAACGTATTCAGAGGCTCCAGATGATGACCCGTTACCAGCTATAGAGGGCCTTCAAATATCGGGTGAAGCTTTTCCAGGACACGAGCTTCAAGCATGCGGATACTCCATCAACGGAACAACCAGCTGCAACTTTGAGTGGGTAAGACATCTCCAAGACGGATCGGTTAACTACATTGACGGAGCAAAGCAACCGAACTACCTTGTAACTGCTGATGATGTGGATTCATACCTTGCTATTGAAGTTCAGCCTCTGGACAACAGGAAGCGAAAGGGGGATCTCGTAAAGGTGTACGCCAACGACCACAAGAAGATAACTTGCGACCCCGAAGTGCAATCTCAGATAGAGAAGATTCTTCACAAGGGCCATGCCTCATTCAAGATATCCCAGTTCGCCGGGTACATAGACATATGGGAGCCTGCAACACTGGCCATAAAGAGGGGAGCTTACAGCATAAAGGGCAGTGGAGGACCAAGTGGAAGCGGAGTTGTAGTTGCTGAGAAGTTTTCTCCGAACACATTTGTCACAATCCCATATGGAAGTACAAACGAATTCGTAATCCATAGCGGCTCCGATAACGGAGGTGAGTATGCGTTGAAAACGGACAATGAGAGCTGTTCTAGAGATACGGTTGTGCTTACATTGAGATTGTTTATTCATAGGGCTGATGAGAGAAAGACTACAAAGAAAGGGAAAATAGGGACTTACTTTTTCAACAAGTATTTGTAG
- the LOC126617398 gene encoding G-type lectin S-receptor-like serine/threonine-protein kinase SD1-1 isoform X2, which yields MDTIFSVMFIAFQVSLSFFKPSLAAEAITRSQTLRDGRFQLGFFKSGIYRSLLASASRDICDNYSRCGPNGMCDINNSQVCSCLKGFQPKDPQNWNYGDNSAGCVRVKPLMCQTRDVFLKYGGVKLPDATNSRVEQSRSVEECKASCLNNCSCIAYASAGVKGGGSDCTVWFGDLISLRQLPDSGQDLYVRMLASELKNSSKTKIIAIAVSAVSFVLGIFLAVYYTCRRRQKFREKLGRDGMMGQNTAGQNEDLELPLFSLSTLITATDNFSFDTKLGEGGFGSVYKGRLEDGQEMAVKRLSQSSGQGQAEFKNEVTLIAKLQHRNLVKLIGCCIEGEEKLLIYEYMPNKSLDFYIFDQTQGRKLDWSRRFHIIRGIARGLLYLHQDSRLRIIHRDLKASNVLLDKDMNPKISDFGMARLFGGDQTEAVTKRVVGTYGYMAPEYAIDGHFSIKSDVFSFGILLLETLSGKRSRGFYDPNHNHNLIGHAWRLWKEGRSLELIDEYLTDSCSLSEVLRCIHVSLLCVQQLPEDRPTMSSVVLMLGGESALPQPKKPGLFIGKYSSSEAESSSKNQTFSLSGAKKETSSTIESSMTVLEPR from the exons ATGGACACCATTTTTTCAGTCATGTTCATTGCCTTTCAGGTGTCCCTCTCTTTCTTCAAACCCTCACTTGCAGCTGAAGCTATTACTCGATCCCAAACCCTGAGAGATGGCAGATTTCAATTGGGTTTTTTCAAGTCTGGTATTTACAGGAGTCTATTGGCTTCAGCTTCAAGAGATATCTGTGACAATTACAGCCGTTGCGGCCCCAACGGAATGTGTGACATTAACAATTCACAAGTTTGCAGCTGCTTAAAAGGGTTCCAACCAAAAGACCCTCAGAATTGGAACTATGGAGATAATTCGGCAGGTTGCGTGCGTGTTAAGCCGCTGATGTGCCAAACCAGAGATGTGTTTCTTAAATATGGGGGTGTGAAGTTGCCGGATGCCACAAATTCTCGGGTGGAACAAAGTAGGAGTGTTGAGGAATGCAAGGCAAGTTGCTTGAATAACTGTTCTTGTATTGCTTATGCAAGCGCTGGTGTCAAAGGAGGAGGCAGTGACTGCACTGTTTGGTTTGGTGATCTGATCAGCCTTAGGCAGCTTCCTGACAGCGGGCAGGATCTGTATGTCCGAATGCTTGCTTCCGAATTAA AAAATTCATCTAAGACGAAGATAATAGCGATAGCTGTATCCGCTGTTTCCTTTGTTTTGGGAATTTTCTTAGCCGTCTACTACACTTGCAGAAGGAGGCAAAAGTTCAGAG AGAAACTGGGGAGAGATGGAATGATGGGTCAAAACACTGCAGGACAGAACGAAGACCTGGAGCTACCATTGTTTAGCTTGTCCACATTAATCACAGCGACTGATAACTTCTCATTCGACACGAAGCTTGGAGAAGGTGGTTTCGGATCTGTGTACAAG GGTAGACTAGAAGATGGCCAAGAAATGGCGGTGAAGAGACTCTCACAAAGTTCTGGACAAGGACAGGCCGAGTTCAAAAATGAAGTTACACTGATAGCCAAACTTCAGCACCGGAATCTTGTAAAGCTTATTGGTTGTTGCATTGAGGGAGAAGAGAAATTGCTGATATATGAATACATGCCAAACAAAAGCTTGGACTTCTACATTTTTG ATCAAACTCAAGGTAGAAAGTTGGATTGGTCTCGACGCTTCCACATTATCCGTGGGATCGCTAGGGGACTTCTCTATCTGCATCAAGATTCCAGACTGAGGATTATTCATAGAGATCTTAAAGCCAGTAATGTGCTGCTTGACAAAGATATGAACCCGAAAATCTCAGACTTTGGCATGGCTAGACTTTTTGGAGGAGATCAAACTGAAGCAGTTACAAAACGAGTTGTTGGAACCTA CGGCTATATGGCACCAGAATATGCGATTGATGGTCATTTCTCTATAAAATCCGATGTTTTCAGCTTCGGTATTTTACTGCTGGAGACACTAAGTGGAAAGAGAAGTAGAGGGTTTTATGATCCAAATCACAATCACAACCTAATTGGACAT GCGTGGCGATTGTGGAAAGAAGGGCGGTCTTTAGAGCTGATTGATGAATACTTAACAGACTCGTGCAGTCTATCAGAAGTCTTGCGTTGCATACATGTTAGTCTTCTATGTGTGCAACAGCTTCCCGAAGACAGGCCGACCATGTCATCTGTGGTTCTGATGTTAGGTGGTGAGAGTGCATTACCTCAACCCAAAAAGCCAGGTCTCTTTATAGGAAAATATTCATCATCTGAAGCAGAATCTTCGAGTAAGAACCAAACATTTTCCCTTTCCGGTGCGAAAAAAGAAACATCTTCAACGATTGAATCCTCCATGACCGTGTTGGAGCCTCGATAA